The sequence below is a genomic window from Pseudomonas cannabina.
AGAACGCCATCCATTTTCAGCCCGGCATCAACGAAGAACTTGCCGCCACGGCGGTGTGGGGCAGTCAGCAGGTCAATCTGTTCCCGCACGGCAAATACGATGGCGTGTTTGCACTCTGGTACGGCAAAGGGCCGGGCGTGGATCGCTGCGGAGACGTCTTCAAGCATGGCAATTCGGCGGGCGTCGCGGCCAATGGCGGCGTGCTGATCCTGGCGGGCGATGACCATGGCTGTAAATCCTCGACCATCGCCCACCAGAGCGAACACGCCTTCATCGCCTCGATGATCCCGGTGCTCAACCCCAGCAACGTCCAGGAAATTCTCGATTACGGCATCATCGGCTGGGAACTGTCACGCTACAGCGGATGCTGGGTGGCGATGAAAACCATCGCCGAAAACGTTGATTTTTCCGCCGTGGTGGAGGTCGATCCGTTACGCGTCAAGACGCGTATTCCTGAAGACTTCGTGCTGCCCGAAGGCGGTCTGCACATTCGCTGGCCGGATCCGCCGCTGGCTCAGGAAGCGCGCCTCAACACCTACAAAATCTATGCGGCCAGGGCGTTCGCCAGGGCCAACCAGCTCAATAAGGTGGTGATCGATTCTGCGCAGCCGCGGCTCGGCATTGCCACCACAGGCAAATCCTATCTTGATGTGCGTCAGGCACTTGAAGAGCTGGGGATCGATCAGGCGCTGTGTGACCAGGTCGGCATCCGCGTGCTCAAGGTCGGCATGAGCTGGCCCCTTGAACCGGTGTCGGTGCATGACTTTGCCGAGGGGCTGGAAGAGATTCTGGTGGTCGAAGAAAAACGCAGCGTCATCGAGGATCAGTTGACCGGCCAGCTTTACAACTGGCCGGTGGATCGCCGCCCGGTGGTGGTGGGTGAGTTCGATGAGCAGGGCCGTTCATTGCTGCCCAATCTCAGTGAGCTGACTCCGGCGATGATTGCCCGAGTGATTGCCAAACGTCTGGCGCCTTTCTACAGCAGCGCGCAGATCGACGCTCGGCTGCAATTTCTCAGCGAGAAGGAAAGAGCGCTTCAGGCCCCGCTGTTCAACACCCAGCGCACCCCGCATTTCTGTTCCGGCTGCCCGCACAATACGTCGACCCGTGTACCGGAAGGCAGCCGCGCCCTGGCCGGAATCGGCTGCCACTACATGACCATCTGGATGGATCGCGAAACCGATACCTTCACCCAGATGGGCGGCGAGGGCGTGACCTGGATCGGCCAGGCACCGTTCACCGAAACGCCTCACGTCTTCCAGAACCTGGGCGATGGCACCTATTTCCATTCCGGGCACCTGGCGCTGCGTGCGGCGGTGGCCTCGAAGGTCAATATCACCTACAAGATTCTCTATAACGATGCGGTGGCCATGACCGGTGGCCAGCCGATTGACGGCGTTCTACGCGTCGATCAGTTGAGTCGCCAGGTGTTCAACGAAGGCGTGCAACGCATTGCGCTGGTCTCCGACGAACCCGAAAAATACCCGGACCGTGCGAGTTTTGCGCCGATTACCAGCTTTCATCACCGTCGCGATCTGGACAGCGTGCAGCGCGAGTTGCGTGAGTTCAAAGGGGTTTCGGTCATTATCTACGACCAGACCTGCGCGACCGAAAAGCGCCGCCGTCGCAAACGCGGCACGATGCCTGATCTCGAAAAACGCGCGTTGATCAACCCGGCCGTGTGCGAAGGCTGCGGCGATTGCAGGGTTAAATCCGGTTGCCTGTCTGTACTGCCCAAGGAGACCGCGCAGGGTCGCAAGCGGGAAATCGATCAGAACGCGTGCAACAAGGATTTCAGCTGCGTCGAAGGTTTCTGCCCGAGTTTTGTCACCGTGCATGGCGGCACATTGCGCAAGCCAGCGCTGCCCAAACAGGCCGAGGCGTTCGCTCGCCTGCCAGAGCCCGTGCTGCCGTCGCTGGAGCGGCCGTTCAATATTCTGCTGCCCGGCGTCGGCGGGACGGGCGTGACCACTGTCGGTGCAATGCTCGGTTATGCCGCCAATCTGGAAGGCAAGGGGTGCAGCGTGCTTGATCAGGCCGGGCTGGCGCAGAAATTCGGGCCGGTGGTGAGCCATATTCGTATCGCTGCGCGCCAGCAGGATTTATTTGCCGTGCGCATTGCGGCTGGTGAAGCGCACCTGCTGCTGGGCTGCGATCTGTTGGTGGCAGCCGGCCCCGACGCGATTGCCAAGCTCGACAGCAGGTTTTCCCACGCCGTGGTCAACAGTCAGCAGACCCCGACGGCTGAGTTCACCCGTAATCCTGATGCCGTGTTCCCGGCCGAAGCGATGAAGCAGACCATCATCGACGCCGTGGGGGCAGAGAAGACCCATTTTGTCGAAGCCACCTCACTGGCGACCCGTTTGATGGGCGACAGTATTGCCAGCAACCTGTTCATGCTCGGTTACGCCTTCCAGTCGGGGCTGATCCCGCTGACCTCGGCCGCCATCGAAAAAGCCATCGAGCTTAACGGCGTGGCCGTCACGCTCAATCAGCAGGCGTTTCTCTGGGGGCGCCGCACTGCACATGATCCCGCTGCGGTCGAAGCGTTCGTCAATCCGCAGCAGCAGGTCAGCGAGCCGCAACCCTTGAGTCTGGAGCAGCGCATTCACGATAACGTCAGCACCTTGCAGCAGTATCAGAACAGCGCGTATGCCGAGCGTTATCTGCGGCTGGTGCAACGCGTGCGCGACGCGGAGTCGCGAGTATTTCCCGGTCAGCGACTGACGCTGACCGAAGCGGTCGCGTTCAACTACTTCAAGCTGCTGGCTTACAAGGATGAGTACGAAGTCGCGCGGCTCTACAGCAACGGTGATTTCACTCGGCAACTGGAGGCGCAATTCGAAGGCGACTACCGACTGGAGTTTCACCTGGCTCCGTCCTGGCTGGCCAAGCGCGACCCACATAACGGCCAGCCGCGCAAACGCAGCTTCGGGCCGTGGATGCTGCGTGCGTTCGATGTTCTGGCAAAATTCAAATTCCTGCGTGGCACGGCGCTTGATCCGTTTGGCCGCAGCCTGGAGCGCAGGCAGGAGAGGGAAT
It includes:
- a CDS encoding indolepyruvate ferredoxin oxidoreductase family protein; translation: MSLADIRLDDKYRLATGNLYLTGTQALTRLPMLQKQRDEAQGLNTAGFISGYRGSPLGNLDKSLWDAKDYLQQNAIHFQPGINEELAATAVWGSQQVNLFPHGKYDGVFALWYGKGPGVDRCGDVFKHGNSAGVAANGGVLILAGDDHGCKSSTIAHQSEHAFIASMIPVLNPSNVQEILDYGIIGWELSRYSGCWVAMKTIAENVDFSAVVEVDPLRVKTRIPEDFVLPEGGLHIRWPDPPLAQEARLNTYKIYAARAFARANQLNKVVIDSAQPRLGIATTGKSYLDVRQALEELGIDQALCDQVGIRVLKVGMSWPLEPVSVHDFAEGLEEILVVEEKRSVIEDQLTGQLYNWPVDRRPVVVGEFDEQGRSLLPNLSELTPAMIARVIAKRLAPFYSSAQIDARLQFLSEKERALQAPLFNTQRTPHFCSGCPHNTSTRVPEGSRALAGIGCHYMTIWMDRETDTFTQMGGEGVTWIGQAPFTETPHVFQNLGDGTYFHSGHLALRAAVASKVNITYKILYNDAVAMTGGQPIDGVLRVDQLSRQVFNEGVQRIALVSDEPEKYPDRASFAPITSFHHRRDLDSVQRELREFKGVSVIIYDQTCATEKRRRRKRGTMPDLEKRALINPAVCEGCGDCRVKSGCLSVLPKETAQGRKREIDQNACNKDFSCVEGFCPSFVTVHGGTLRKPALPKQAEAFARLPEPVLPSLERPFNILLPGVGGTGVTTVGAMLGYAANLEGKGCSVLDQAGLAQKFGPVVSHIRIAARQQDLFAVRIAAGEAHLLLGCDLLVAAGPDAIAKLDSRFSHAVVNSQQTPTAEFTRNPDAVFPAEAMKQTIIDAVGAEKTHFVEATSLATRLMGDSIASNLFMLGYAFQSGLIPLTSAAIEKAIELNGVAVTLNQQAFLWGRRTAHDPAAVEAFVNPQQQVSEPQPLSLEQRIHDNVSTLQQYQNSAYAERYLRLVQRVRDAESRVFPGQRLTLTEAVAFNYFKLLAYKDEYEVARLYSNGDFTRQLEAQFEGDYRLEFHLAPSWLAKRDPHNGQPRKRSFGPWMLRAFDVLAKFKFLRGTALDPFGRSLERRQERELIDRYVSDIELILQHLQAQNLHTALSLARLPEKIRGYGHIKENAMKAAALQADILRKSLETGEVIAPKLYEVAA